AAAAGCAAATCCGTTTCCAATATTCCCCGTTTTCTAGATTGATATTTAAGTCTTGCCAACATTGCGTCTCTAGTCTCGTAAGAGCGATTCACCCTTTTTAAATCACCTTTGGTATGCTCGAAGCGAAGTTGAGGCATTCTATTCATACATCTTGCACTTCTTAGAAGCGTCGTGATATTAGATAAGTTTGTCTTCCTTAACATTGttgatattttcaaatgaacAACTAAGCGATTAACCAGACGACCTCCGAGGCTATATTTACTTatatatgaataaaaagaaaaaaaaattaggtTATAGCTcctttttttggaagattTGGTAGACTATACAACTCTTTGGTGATAGTTTTGCGGCATTGTCTTCACCATCCGTATTCGTTTCTTACCATTCACCATTGTCCGCACCACATTATAGAAATTTCGAAAGATGGAAAAGGAGGCAATTTACAAACTCATTAGAGAATCTCCTCCAGGAGAAGTTAATCAAGTAGTTCATGGTTTGTTAAAGTGCTGAATACCTCAACATTCTAATGCATATAATAGATATACGCGACATCGGTCTAAGTGATGAGGAAGCAATTCACGAACAACTGAAGCTTTATCATGAAGACTACAACTCTTCTGTCAGCATATCGGATGACGAAAAAGTAATTATTTCAGCTGATAATCGTCTAGAGGGCAATCGCTATTATGATCAAGTTTTACAGAAATCATTTACCATTAATTATGAAACTATGGTAaggttaaatttttcaaatcttttttttgtgataATTGTTAAATAGCTAACAGTATTCATAGGAAGCTGAAAACGTTGAAGATTATACCGAAGCCATAAAAATTCCCGATGAAATAGTaaagcaaattaaaaaggtTGCTTCGGATCACTATCTATCTGATGTAACATTTGgaatcatcaaaaaaagcGATGAAGTGGAATCGTTTACAATTGTTTTGGTTTCTTCAAAGTATAATCCCAAGAACTATTGGAACGGTTCGTGGCGCTGTATATGCAATTACAACGTTTCGGAAAAGAAACTGGAAGGCAGGTCGCATATTCGTGTTCATTACTATGAAGACGGAAATGTTTGGTTGGATGCATCCCGTCCTATTTCTGCTACAGTCGAGGAGACCAGTAAGCTTTATGAAGTGTTGGCTCAAGTCGAAAATGGAATTCAACAGTCCTTCAACGTTGAACTTTCTTCACTTAATGACAAAAAGTTTAAAGAATTGCGTCGTCAACTTCCAGTCACTCGCCAGAAAATTAATTGGGAAAACGTTAGTGGCATCCGTATGAGAAATACTTGAAACACTTATATgtgtttataaattttggaaatttttttgcgacgatattttttaagacgGTGATTCAAGCtgtttccttttccttcttcctAAATACATATACATTGTCGCTCGATATACGACTAATAATTACTAGTCGTTTACTTTCTAAAACTTTACAAGAGCAACTCACACGCTCTTTTCTTAAACTCTTATAAGTTTTaggaaattatttttttacgatCAATAATACAAgttcttcatcatttttttaccGCTCGTCACCAGTAATTTAAGGGCGTATTACTTTTTGTGTGTAAGCATCAGTCGTGCTATTTATCACCAGAATATGCTCTGAGCATCTGACTTTCACCTCTGACTTTGtgataatataaataaataatgagGCATTATTAAATCACAAATCTTGTATCTCTAATTAACATTGATTTCATGGTTCAAGCAGCAATTAAAGCTTGAACTTGTGTAGACAGTTTGAGATAATATCACTTCTAAAATTAAACCCAAAAGTAGGTATTCCAACTAACTTATCGTTTTCTTCCGACAAGACTGGAATAGTAAACCTGATATGGCCCGGAACTTgtatacaaaatttaagaaaCTCTTCCTTACTCAAAAATCCCTTCAATGAATTTAGATCTTTGGAAAGCAACGGTCTAAGTATAAGTGTAGTCTGTGTATTTTTGCAACTGTACTTTATCCAAAACCTGTGATCCCATAAAACATAACGATCAGGATTTATGGttatagttttttttttcaattcagCTTTACTAAATGGTTGTCTGGAAATTTGGAGTTGTAATTTAGTGTCGTCCTTTATAGAAGAGGAAGTGAGTAGACATTTAGCAATTGTTAGCTTTTTTCCATCAAAAACTGAATTACAAAGGCTTACAACAGAAGATCGTTTAATCTGTCTGCAACTTGTAGTCAATGTTAGACACCTTAAGAGCAATTCTTCCTTAGTAAGATTAGAGTGCTTTTTGAgctcattttttgaaaagcatAAAGATAATGTACCAGATGGCTGATGGTAGCTCACAATATTATCTTTTAGTATTTCATCAACTTTATTATCTATGTTCACCTGTAAGGACTGAAACGCGGTAGCTAGTTTTGTAGCCTCTACGGTCAATGCGGCATGTTGGTTTAGAAATCTTCGTATTGCATTTCGAGGGGTGAGATTTATATCAGCATTTGTTGGATCCTCTTCCCAAGCAATTCCATGTTGTTTTGCggtatttaatatttggTTCTTCAATTCATAGGTTAGCATAAAAGTTTAATCCACAATGcgaatttaatttatattacCTTATAATATGGAAGTAATGGGCGTAACAGTTCTATATTTGAAGCCCCACAAATTGAGTCAGATTCTGGTATCTGCGATACTGGTTTCATTGCACACAATCCACCCCATGTTCCGGGTTTACGTCTTAGCAATCTCATAAATATGGTTTCTGCTTGATCATTGGCATGATGTGCTGTGCAAATATGCCTGATATTGTGTGTAATACAAGCTCTAGTCAAAACTTGATATCGATGCTCTCGAGCTATTGTCTCAAGGTTTGTTAAAGAGTGAACATCATCATTACCCCAATTGATGTTGAGATAAACATTTGGTATTAACATACGATTCAAATTCCAGATTGTTTGTAAAGCCTCTTCAGTGCTATTCTTACGAATTCGATGATCAACCACAAAGGCAATAAATTGATTAGGCCATCCAAACATAATTTGCGATTCCTTCATGAACCAAGAAAGTAGCATGCTGTCCACTCCCCCAGACACAGCTATCCCTAACTTATTAGTCTTAATTATGATACAATACAAAGTGTTCATACCAAGCCGCCTGTGACCAACCCTTCGTCGTATACTAACAAGACTGTTATAgaattctttcaatttgatAGTATCCATTGATTTTGAGTTTTTCTAATCATATAAACATTCATGCAACACAGAAAAGTCATTACATAAGGAAAGAATCCACTAAACCTTTGGTGACTTTTAAACAACAATAGCTATTATTGTAATTGTACTATCAAAATATTGAATTCATGCAACATATAAAAGAGTATTTATCGCTATAAATTCAAATCAAACATCAGATGATTTTTAACTATGTTTTTAGTAATtcgttttcctttttataCTTGATGGTGAATGTGCAATGTAGaatcaaagaaattatGTATTGGAATATATGCTTGTACTGGGATGTATTTAGcaaattaattatataCAACAAAGTATGTCAATTTGGTAGaattcatatttttcatgGTAAGAACCGACACCAACTTCTTAGAACGTGTCATTTCACTCCCTCAAAGCGCCATTCAGCAAtgtcattttttgaagctcTGGGTGTaagaaacaaaacaaacataAATAACTATAATGAGGActaatcaaaaatttctagGCAGGAATCTGTGCTGGATTGGCAGTTGATCTATCCTTGTTTCCTATTGATACACTTAAAACTAGACTACAAGCAAAAGGAggatttgtaaaaaatggagGGTTTCATGGTGTATATCGGGGATTAGGCAGTATACTAGTTGGCAGTGCCCCAGGAggtatgaaaaaaaagaaagaaagtaatCTAAATGTATGGTTTCTTTCTCTGGTCTTAACAAACGATAGACACTTATTAAATTACCTCTTATAATATATTACAAAGTTCACAAAGTGTATAATAAACTAACTCACTAACGCTACTAGcctctttattttttactactTATGAAAACATGAAATCCAGATTATCCCAGTCTGGCCTTGGACTATCAGATCCCCAAATTCATATGTGTTCAGCTTCTCTAGGTGAAATTGCGGCTTGTATAGTTCGAGTCCCTACAGAAGTAATTAAGCAAAGAGCACAAGCTTCTGGTGGAACATTATCATCTagaaatattttgcaaacgattttaaaatctaaCAATGTCTGGCGCGATTTTTATGCTGGTTATGGAATCACTATTGCAAGGGAAATCCCTTTCACACTAATCCAATTCCCAATTTGGGAGCACCTGAAACTGAAATGGAGAATTAAACATTCTCGAAATAAGAATTTAGCTCATGAAGCAGCTATCTCGGGCTCCATTGCAGGTGGAATAGCCGCTGCTTTAACAACTCCATTTGATGTTGTTAAAACGAGAATTATGACATCTCAGCAGGTATgtgtttgattttttgattaaacTAAAGAATTTTGCGCGTGAATCACTACCTTGATATACACTTTTGATACTAATTTGTTTAGCGACTTTCTTATGTGTTTACAATTAAATCGATAGTTGCCCATGAAGGCTTTCTTGCTCTTTACAAAGGTATAGTTCCTCGAGTCTTATGGTTAAGTGGAGGAGGTGCTATTTTCTTAGGCTGCTACGATGTCatattgaattttatgaaagCCGAAGGATTGTGATTGAAAAAACTAGTCATAATTTAGTTTTTAGTACTTTTTGGTTgcatacaaaaataaaagatagAAAATACATTCCTTTGGCTAAGCCGCGTTTTATAGAAAGaatatctttaatttcaacattttttggaaggaTTCCTTACTATAAAATATCagttgcaaaaaaaattaaatcattttctaCTGAATTATCCACTTGATCAAATATTATAACGGTGTACTAtaatggaagaaaaaattgtgtTTAGCATTAATGAAGTGCTATTGTAGAATTGCTGAGCTATAAAAATGAACACATCTTGACATTACTGTATGCTCGATGTATTTGGAATCAATAAATGATGAAACAATGAAGTTTCAAACTAACTAGAGTTGTGTTTATACATAGTGCTCCATATAAGATCAAACATATCCACGAACGCTcaataaatgttttattgGTGTCTAACAAATTCTTCATGATTTGGAAACTTTATTTAGTTAAAATACTTAGCAATTTATGGTGAGACATCCATCCaatctcaaattttttctctattcGTAAATACTTCTGTTTAAGCAACTAGACGAATTTTGGTTTCAAACTTCTACAACGCAATTCTAAAGTGAAGATTTCCTTGAAACGCTTATCTACTATTTGTTGATTGGGTGTTCCATACCGATtgaaatttacttttctgATATATTTAAATGGAAAAACCATTGCCTAATCCGCCTATTCAAGAAAGTTTACGAAAGCAATCCCCCCAAGACGCTGTTTACGATGATTTGgtttttggtttaaaaCGTTATGAAGCGGCTTTCTCAATTAAAGACAGTATTGAAGATGTTCtagcaaatttttctaaagacGAGGAAAAGGAAATGGTTTGTCTCAGTACGTCGATTGCAGAAAATCCTTATCAATCGCTTTCATTAGAATCTGTTCCATCCAAAATACTATTTggatcatttttattttatgtaAAGGATCGAATCCCGGAGAAAGCTGGTTATATAATTGAAGAGCAGTTCTGTAAACGACTTCAACAAATCGATTACGATGCTTATTCTTTCTCACCAAAAGAgtgtaatgaaaaattaaaaaatattttctctGAATTCTCTCAAATGAAGCTAAAAATGTTGTCTGTTTTTTTCTCGATTGTACAAATTTTGCTTCCTAAACTCAGTGGAGATTATCAGGAACATGtccaattttttgcttctatATCGGCTGTCGTAGCACCGAGGGGTtatgtttttgaaatctaTCATGCAGTTGAACATTTATCTCTTGAAGCTAGGGAAGTTTTTCAGCTGCACCATCCTCCTTCCCCAAAACAAACAAGGCGGGTCGTTTCTGAAGGACCTCTTAATGGCGTAAACTACAAGCAAAACACTACTAACAACAGAGtctcttcttttcaaaattctcaATACTCTACGCTAAataatttccaaaataacTCTAATCAATCACCTAACTCCAATGATTTGCAACCACTTCAAGCTGAAGCCTTTCACTCCGCACATAATGGGTATTCTTCCTCTACACTCAACCTTAATTCTGAACTAAATGTAATGAAAGATCACGATCTACAAGCTCCGATTCCGCGTGCTTTAAAGCAGCATAAACTTCCTCCCATACCCGTACCTGAAGTTCAAACAACTAATATTGGTTATCAAACTGATTTACCATTGCAAAATCCCAATGATAACTTGGTATCTTTGGCGATTTATGAGGCACTTTACGAGAAATTTCTTAAAGCCTGTAAAGATCTGGAAGAAGTTTCCAAGTCATATGAGGAAAGCCGTGAGGAGATTGAAGCTTTGCATGAAACATTTACGGAGGAAGTGActtcttttcaaagtaCTAAGAGATtgaaagaggaaaaaattattcaagaaaaaagtcGGGTTGATAAAATGATCGACGAATATCGTCAAAAACTTTCAGAAAGCACTTAACACTTTTACGTTTAATTATTGGAAATTTACTTATATTTTTAGATTGttattaactttttattatgtTTATGACTTGTTAACTGCTAACTTATATGCATGTTCCACCGCTAACGTCACAATGATGGATCGGTATTATTGTAATAGTTTTGCAATTTAAATACTGTTTGATGACTACATgttcatattttttgtttgaagcACGTTCTTCCTTTCTTTCCTCCCTTTGAAGAGTTGTATCATTAtctttgttt
This portion of the Schizosaccharomyces pombe strain 972h- genome assembly, chromosome: I genome encodes:
- the pet801 gene encoding putative S-adenosylmethionine transporter, whose product is MSFFEALGAGICAGLAVDLSLFPIDTLKTRLQAKGGFVKNGGFHGVYRGLGSILVGSAPGASLFFTTYENMKSRLSQSGLGLSDPQIHMCSASLGEIAACIVRVPTEVIKQRAQASGGTLSSRNILQTILKSNNVWRDFYAGYGITIAREIPFTLIQFPIWEHLKLKWRIKHSRNKNLAHEAAISGSIAGGIAAALTTPFDVVKTRIMTSQQRLSYVFTIKSIVAHEGFLALYKGIVPRVLWLSGGGAIFLGCYDVILNFMKAEGL
- the nod1 gene encoding protein Nod1, with protein sequence MEKPLPNPPIQESLRKQSPQDAVYDDLVFGLKRYEAAFSIKDSIEDVLANFSKDEEKEMVCLSTSIAENPYQSLSLESVPSKILFGSFLFYVKDRIPEKAGYIIEEQFCKRLQQIDYDAYSFSPKECNEKLKNIFSEFSQMKLKMLSVFFSIVQILLPKLSGDYQEHVQFFASISAVVAPRGYVFEIYHAVEHLSLEAREVFQLHHPPSPKQTRRVVSEGPLNGVNYKQNTTNNRVSSFQNSQYSTLNNFQNNSNQSPNSNDLQPLQAEAFHSAHNGYSSSTLNLNSELNVMKDHDLQAPIPRALKQHKLPPIPVPEVQTTNIGYQTDLPLQNPNDNLVSLAIYEALYEKFLKACKDLEEVSKSYEESREEIEALHETFTEEVTSFQSTKRLKEEKIIQEKSRVDKMIDEYRQKLSEST
- the acp1 gene encoding F-actin-capping protein alpha subunit; this encodes MEKEAIYKLIRESPPGEVNQVVHDIRDIGLSDEEAIHEQLKLYHEDYNSSVSISDDEKVIISADNRLEGNRYYDQVLQKSFTINYETMEAENVEDYTEAIKIPDEIVKQIKKVASDHYLSDVTFGIIKKSDEVESFTIVLVSSKYNPKNYWNGSWRCICNYNVSEKKLEGRSHIRVHYYEDGNVWLDASRPISATVEETSKLYEVLAQVENGIQQSFNVELSSLNDKKFKELRRQLPVTRQKINWENVSGIRMRNT
- the til1 gene encoding tRNA(Ile)-lysidine synthetase family protein is translated as MDTIKLKEFYNSLVSIRRRVGHRRLGIAVSGGVDSMLLSWFMKESQIMFGWPNQFIAFVVDHRIRKNSTEEALQTIWNLNRMLIPNVYLNINWGNDDVHSLTNLETIAREHRYQVLTRACITHNIRHICTAHHANDQAETIFMRLLRRKPGTWGGLCAMKPVSQIPESDSICGASNIELLRPLLPYYKNQILNTAKQHGIAWEEDPTNADINLTPRNAIRRFLNQHAALTVEATKLATAFQSLQVNIDNKVDEILKDNIVSYHQPSGTLSLCFSKNELKKHSNLTKEELLLRCLTLTTSCRQIKRSSVVSLCNSVFDGKKLTIAKCLLTSSSIKDDTKLQLQISRQPFSKAELKKKTITINPDRYVLWDHRFWIKYSCKNTQTTLILRPLLSKDLNSLKGFLSKEEFLKFCIQVPGHIRFTIPVLSEENDKLVGIPTFGFNFRSDIISNCLHKFKL